Proteins from a genomic interval of Pseudomonas anuradhapurensis:
- a CDS encoding uroporphyrinogen-III synthase codes for MSPWRLLLTRPVEDCAALAQSLAAAGVGSSCLPLLAIEPVAVDNRQRQLLEGLSGFQAIIVVSKPAARLLLEQLAEAGLQPPRQGWFTVGEATAAVLQAAGLEVNVPSAGDDSEALLALPALRRAVAVPTPRILIVRGVGGRELLAERLAEQGASVDYLELYRRCLPVYPPGTLMRRIEAERLNGLVVSSGQGFEHLQQMAGADWPQLARLPLFVPSPRVAEQARAAGAQQVVDCRGASATALLAAVQRSAAPAS; via the coding sequence GTGAGCCCCTGGCGCCTGTTGCTGACCCGGCCTGTCGAAGACTGCGCAGCGCTGGCGCAAAGCCTGGCGGCGGCGGGGGTGGGCAGTAGCTGCCTGCCGTTGCTGGCGATCGAACCGGTTGCCGTGGATAACCGCCAACGCCAATTGCTGGAAGGCCTGTCGGGCTTCCAGGCGATCATCGTGGTCAGCAAGCCGGCCGCCAGGTTATTGCTCGAACAACTGGCCGAGGCCGGCCTGCAGCCGCCACGGCAAGGCTGGTTCACCGTGGGCGAGGCGACTGCGGCGGTGTTGCAGGCGGCGGGCCTGGAAGTGAACGTCCCATCGGCCGGCGATGACAGCGAAGCCTTGCTGGCGCTGCCAGCCCTGCGCCGGGCTGTGGCCGTGCCGACGCCGCGCATCTTGATCGTGCGCGGGGTCGGAGGTCGCGAACTGCTGGCAGAGCGTCTTGCAGAGCAAGGTGCTAGTGTCGATTATCTGGAACTGTATCGTCGTTGCCTGCCGGTTTACCCGCCGGGCACCTTGATGCGCCGCATCGAAGCGGAACGCCTCAATGGCCTGGTGGTCAGCAGTGGGCAGGGTTTTGAACACTTGCAGCAGATGGCCGGCGCCGATTGGCCGCAGCTGGCGCGCCTGCCGCTGTTCGTGCCCAGCCCGCGGGTCGCCGAACAGGCCAGGGCCGCCGGGGCCCAACAGGTTGTGGATTGCCGTGGCGCCAGTGCCACGGCCTTGCTGGCAGCCGTGCAGCGCAGCGCTGCACCTGCCTCCTAA
- the hemC gene encoding hydroxymethylbilane synthase has protein sequence MSTREIRIATRKSALALWQAEYVKARLEQAHPGLLVTLVPMVSRGDKLLDAPLAKIGGKGLFVKELETALLDNEADIAVHSMKDVPMDFPEGLGLYCICEREDPRDAFVSNRFASLEALPAGSIVGTSSLRRQAQLLARRPDLQIRFLRGNVNTRLAKLDAGEYDAIILAAAGLIRLGFEDRITSTISVEDSLPAGGQGAVGIECRSADREIHALLAPLHHVDTADRVVAERALNKRLNGGCQVPIACYAVLEGDQLWLRGLVGQPSGGTLLVAEARAPRGNAETLGVQVAEELLGQGAEAILKEVYGEAGHP, from the coding sequence ATGTCCACTCGCGAAATCCGCATCGCCACCCGTAAAAGTGCCTTGGCCCTGTGGCAGGCCGAATACGTCAAAGCCCGCCTCGAGCAGGCCCACCCCGGTCTGCTGGTGACCCTGGTGCCCATGGTCAGCCGCGGTGACAAGCTGCTCGACGCGCCCCTGGCGAAAATCGGCGGCAAGGGCCTGTTCGTCAAGGAACTGGAAACCGCCCTGCTGGACAATGAAGCCGACATCGCCGTGCATTCGATGAAGGATGTGCCCATGGACTTCCCCGAAGGCCTGGGCCTGTACTGCATCTGCGAGCGCGAAGACCCGCGTGATGCCTTCGTCTCCAACCGCTTTGCCAGCCTCGAAGCACTGCCGGCCGGCAGCATCGTCGGCACCTCCAGCCTGCGCCGCCAGGCCCAGCTGCTGGCGCGCCGCCCCGACTTGCAGATCCGGTTCCTGCGCGGCAACGTCAACACCCGCCTGGCCAAGCTGGATGCCGGTGAGTACGACGCCATCATCCTCGCCGCTGCCGGCCTGATCCGCCTGGGCTTCGAAGACCGCATCACCTCCACCATCAGCGTCGAGGATAGCCTGCCGGCGGGTGGCCAGGGGGCGGTGGGCATCGAATGCCGCAGCGCCGACCGCGAGATCCACGCATTGCTGGCACCGCTGCACCACGTCGATACCGCCGACCGGGTGGTGGCCGAGCGCGCCCTGAACAAACGCCTGAACGGCGGCTGCCAGGTGCCGATCGCCTGCTACGCGGTGCTGGAAGGTGACCAATTGTGGCTGCGCGGCCTGGTCGGCCAGCCCAGCGGCGGCACCCTGCTGGTGGCGGAAGCCCGCGCACCCCGTGGCAACGCCGAGACGCTTGGCGTGCAGGTCGCCGAAGAGCTGCTGGGGCAGGGCGCCGAGGCCATCCTCAAGGAAGTCTACGGCGAGGCCGGCCACCCGTGA
- a CDS encoding LytR/AlgR family response regulator transcription factor — protein MNVLIVDDEPQGRERLSRLLGELEGYTVLEPSATNGEEALALIESLKPDVVLLDIGMPGLDGLQVAARLCEREAPPAVVFCTGDDEYGAEAFKDSALSHVTKPFQAQALRDALRKAEKPNRAQLAALTRPGSEGGGPRSHISARTRKGIELIPLPQVIYFIADHKYVTLRHEAGEVLLDEPLKALEDEFGERFVRIHRNALVARERIERLQRTPLGHFQLYLKGLDGDALTVSRRHVAGVRKMMQTL, from the coding sequence ATGAATGTCCTGATCGTTGATGACGAACCCCAAGGCCGTGAGCGCCTCAGCCGCCTGCTCGGCGAGCTGGAGGGATACACCGTGCTGGAGCCTAGCGCCACCAACGGCGAGGAGGCCCTGGCGCTGATCGAAAGCCTGAAGCCCGATGTGGTCCTGCTGGACATCGGCATGCCAGGCCTGGACGGCTTGCAGGTCGCTGCTCGCCTGTGCGAGCGCGAGGCGCCGCCGGCGGTGGTGTTTTGCACCGGGGACGATGAATATGGTGCCGAGGCGTTCAAGGACAGTGCCCTCAGCCATGTGACCAAGCCTTTCCAGGCGCAGGCCTTGCGCGATGCCTTGCGCAAGGCCGAAAAACCCAATCGCGCGCAGTTGGCCGCGCTCACCCGGCCGGGCAGTGAAGGTGGCGGCCCGCGCAGCCACATCAGTGCCCGCACCCGCAAAGGCATCGAGCTGATCCCTTTGCCCCAGGTTATCTATTTCATTGCCGACCACAAGTACGTGACCTTGCGCCACGAGGCCGGCGAAGTGCTGCTCGACGAGCCGCTGAAGGCCCTGGAAGACGAGTTTGGTGAACGTTTCGTGCGTATCCACCGCAACGCACTGGTTGCCCGTGAACGTATCGAACGCCTGCAGCGCACCCCGCTGGGGCATTTCCAGCTGTACCTGAAGGGCCTGGACGGCGATGCCCTTACCGTCAGCCGACGCCATGTCGCCGGCGTGCGCAAGATGATGCAAACCCTCTGA
- a CDS encoding glutathione S-transferase, producing the protein MLKLHGFAVSNYYNMVKLALLEKGLPFEEVTFYGGQAPQALDVSPRGKVPVLQTEHGFLSETSVILDYIEQTQGGKALLPADPFGQAKVRELLKEIELYIELPARTCYAESFFGMAVEPLIKERARADLLAGFATLKRNGRFAPYVAGEQLTLADLMFCFSVDLACAVGKKVLNVDFLEDFPQAKTLLGLMGDNPHMARIVADKAAAMPAFMEMIRSGKR; encoded by the coding sequence ATGCTCAAGCTTCACGGATTCGCGGTCAGCAACTACTACAACATGGTCAAGCTGGCCCTGCTGGAAAAAGGCCTGCCCTTCGAGGAGGTCACCTTCTATGGCGGCCAGGCGCCGCAGGCGCTGGATGTGAGCCCACGAGGCAAGGTGCCGGTGTTGCAGACCGAACATGGCTTCCTCAGCGAAACCAGCGTGATCCTCGACTATATCGAGCAAACCCAGGGCGGCAAGGCGCTGCTGCCGGCCGACCCGTTCGGGCAGGCCAAGGTGCGTGAGCTGCTCAAGGAAATCGAGCTGTACATCGAGCTGCCGGCGCGTACCTGCTACGCCGAATCGTTCTTTGGCATGGCGGTGGAGCCGCTGATCAAGGAAAGGGCGCGTGCCGACCTGCTGGCCGGGTTTGCCACGCTCAAGCGCAACGGCCGCTTCGCACCCTATGTGGCGGGTGAGCAACTGACGCTGGCAGACCTGATGTTCTGCTTCTCGGTCGACTTGGCCTGCGCCGTGGGCAAGAAAGTGCTGAACGTCGACTTCCTGGAAGATTTCCCCCAGGCCAAGACCTTGCTCGGGCTGATGGGCGACAACCCGCACATGGCGCGGATCGTGGCGGACAAGGCGGCGGCGATGCCAGCCTTCATGGAGATGATTCGCAGCGGCAAGCGCTAG
- a CDS encoding uroporphyrinogen-III C-methyltransferase → MSETVLSKNDQPSAQAPTEPVTPPPAKRSGSGLAALALLLGAAGVAVGGWGVWQVRQLQGSEFNQGQHIEALNQRAEALQQREQQISAQLASLPPASELEDRRRLVAQLQGDQQRLSQRLETVLGESRKEWRLAEAEHLLRLATLRLSALQDITSAKALVEGADEILREQSDPGVFAAREQLARSLATLNSTQQPDRTGLFLKLAAQRELVQQLSAQSPEFASNADALGALTSDGDGASRLSQWWAEISKYFQIDFNADDNVRPLLAGQQLNQLRLALSLTIEQAQWAALNGDAKVYTQALDDARSVLLANFNADNPQSKAMLDSLNALAEQPVSVVTPDLSESLAAVQAYIQRRHLPAEAEGGKP, encoded by the coding sequence GTGAGCGAGACTGTCTTGTCCAAAAACGATCAGCCGTCGGCACAGGCGCCGACGGAACCCGTCACCCCCCCACCTGCCAAGCGCTCCGGCAGTGGCCTGGCAGCCCTGGCCCTGCTGCTGGGGGCGGCCGGGGTCGCGGTAGGTGGCTGGGGTGTCTGGCAGGTGCGTCAACTGCAAGGCAGCGAATTCAACCAGGGCCAGCACATCGAGGCGCTGAACCAACGCGCCGAAGCCCTGCAGCAGCGTGAACAGCAGATCAGCGCGCAACTGGCCAGCCTGCCGCCTGCCAGCGAGCTGGAAGACCGCCGCCGCCTGGTGGCGCAACTGCAAGGCGACCAGCAACGCCTCAGCCAGCGCCTGGAAACCGTGCTGGGTGAAAGCCGCAAGGAATGGCGCCTGGCCGAAGCCGAGCACTTGCTGCGCCTGGCCACCCTGCGCCTGTCGGCGCTGCAGGACATCACCAGTGCCAAGGCGCTGGTCGAGGGTGCCGACGAGATCCTGCGTGAACAGAGCGACCCGGGCGTCTTCGCCGCTCGCGAGCAGCTGGCGCGTAGCCTGGCCACGCTCAACAGCACGCAGCAACCGGACCGTACCGGCCTGTTTCTGAAACTGGCCGCGCAGCGCGAGCTGGTGCAGCAACTCAGCGCTCAGTCGCCAGAGTTCGCCAGCAATGCCGATGCGCTCGGTGCCCTGACCTCCGACGGCGATGGCGCCAGCCGCCTGTCGCAGTGGTGGGCCGAGATCTCCAAGTATTTCCAGATCGACTTCAACGCCGATGACAACGTGCGCCCACTGCTGGCCGGGCAGCAGCTGAACCAGCTGCGCCTGGCCCTGAGCCTGACCATCGAGCAGGCCCAGTGGGCGGCGCTCAATGGCGATGCCAAGGTCTACACCCAGGCCCTGGACGATGCCCGTAGCGTGCTGCTGGCCAATTTCAATGCCGACAACCCGCAGAGCAAGGCCATGCTCGACAGCCTCAATGCCTTGGCCGAACAACCCGTCTCGGTGGTCACCCCCGACCTGAGCGAAAGCCTGGCCGCAGTACAGGCGTATATCCAGCGCCGTCACCTGCCGGCCGAGGCGGAAGGGGGCAAGCCATGA
- a CDS encoding heme biosynthesis protein HemY, which translates to MKRVYLLAVLAIVIAAALGIAVAKHSGYVLISYGSFRYQSGLWAALAGLLAVIVLLWLLRYLVGLVLTSSGVVNPWSRRNRSRRIRLSIEQGQLDLAEGRWASAQRHLHRAAEAERQPLLFYLGAARAANEQGRTEDSDNLLERALERQPQAELAIALTHAQLQMDRGESDGALETLLAMQDRHPHNSQVLRLLQRLYQARGDWSALIRLLPELRKGKVLPAAELAALEQRAWGQNLSLASTRGEDAQSARQALERAWQQLTAAQRQEPQLVLAYAEQLRQVGAQSEAEQVLRAALKRDYESHLARLYGLVRGEDPARQLQTAEGWLKAHPDDASLLLTLGRLSLQNRLWGKARDYLESSLRMERNPEACAELARLLASLGETERSNQLFQEGLGLLDERLLALPLPEGVRA; encoded by the coding sequence ATGAAGCGCGTCTACCTGCTGGCCGTGCTGGCGATCGTGATCGCCGCAGCGCTGGGTATCGCGGTCGCCAAGCACAGCGGCTATGTGCTGATTTCCTATGGCAGTTTCCGCTACCAGTCGGGGTTGTGGGCCGCCCTGGCCGGCTTGTTGGCCGTGATCGTGCTGCTGTGGCTGCTGCGCTACCTGGTCGGTTTGGTGCTGACTTCCAGCGGCGTGGTCAACCCATGGTCGCGACGCAACCGCAGCCGACGCATCCGCTTGTCCATCGAACAGGGCCAGCTGGACCTTGCCGAGGGCCGCTGGGCCAGCGCCCAACGCCACCTGCACCGGGCCGCCGAGGCCGAGCGCCAGCCGCTGCTGTTCTACCTCGGTGCGGCGCGCGCCGCCAACGAGCAAGGCCGCACCGAAGACAGCGACAACCTGCTGGAGCGTGCCCTGGAGCGTCAGCCGCAAGCGGAACTGGCCATCGCCCTGACCCATGCGCAGCTGCAGATGGACCGTGGCGAAAGCGACGGCGCCCTGGAAACCCTGCTGGCCATGCAGGACCGCCACCCGCATAACAGCCAGGTGCTGCGCCTGCTGCAGCGCCTGTACCAGGCGCGCGGCGACTGGTCGGCCCTGATCCGCCTGCTGCCCGAGCTGCGCAAAGGCAAGGTGCTGCCGGCTGCCGAGCTGGCCGCCCTGGAGCAGCGCGCCTGGGGGCAGAACCTGAGCCTGGCCTCGACCCGGGGCGAGGATGCGCAAAGTGCGCGTCAGGCATTGGAGCGTGCCTGGCAGCAACTGACCGCGGCGCAGCGCCAGGAACCACAGCTGGTGCTGGCCTACGCCGAACAGTTGCGCCAGGTCGGCGCCCAGAGCGAAGCCGAGCAAGTGCTGCGCGCCGCCCTCAAGCGTGACTACGAAAGCCACCTGGCCCGCCTGTACGGCCTGGTGCGCGGCGAAGACCCGGCGCGCCAGCTGCAAACCGCCGAAGGCTGGCTCAAGGCACACCCGGACGACGCCAGCCTGCTGCTGACCCTGGGCCGCCTGAGCTTGCAGAACCGCCTGTGGGGCAAGGCGCGCGACTACCTGGAAAGCAGCCTGCGCATGGAACGCAACCCCGAGGCCTGCGCCGAGTTGGCCCGGTTGCTCGCCAGCCTTGGCGAGACCGAGCGCAGCAACCAGTTGTTCCAGGAGGGCCTCGGCCTGCTGGACGAGCGCCTGCTGGCCCTGCCATTGCCAGAAGGCGTGCGCGCCTGA
- a CDS encoding FTR1 family protein, with translation MFSFAFPSRLAMNTRSRLLAWLPALVLGPVLALCSTLALAEAPAEATKALHLLDYIGADYPPTVENGKVIDDGEYREQQEFSTVLADLIKGLPAHAEQAALEQGVQALRQAIDQRQDGAAVAKQARQLGARLAVAYEVSQAPVITPDPARGAALYAQNCSICHGDTGAGDGPAGVGLEPAPANLRDVARLDQLSLFDLYNTLALGIDGTEMPSFADQLDDRQRWDVAAYIAGFTAKPEAGKGDKTWNIADLARQTPAEVAAKEGDAVVEAFRAQRAQPPQVKRGPAQLLEYTASTLDKSLAAYRAGDHDQAYDLSVAAYLEGFELVESSLDNIDTLARKDTEKSLMAYRQALQDGLPVAQAEQRLGEAKAKLEQAAKLLGSNGLSWSLSFVSGLLILLREGLEAILVLAAILAFLRNTGQQSAVRSVNMGWGLALVAGFATWALAAYVIDVGGAQRELLEGCTALFAAVMVLWLGVWMHDRRHAAAWQDYIKSSLVSGGGRFGFAVLAFFSVYRELFEVILFYETLWLQAGPGGHQAVLAGGATALVLLVGLAWVILRGSAKLPLSLFFSINAGLLCALSVVFAGHGVKALQEAGVLGTRPVAFFEFDWLGIHADAYSLSAQAVALLAIVFLYGRSRLAEKRRAVAH, from the coding sequence ATGTTCTCTTTCGCATTTCCCTCGAGACTGGCCATGAATACCCGTTCCCGTCTGCTTGCCTGGCTGCCTGCTTTGGTGCTGGGCCCGGTGCTGGCGCTGTGCAGTACCCTGGCGCTGGCCGAAGCCCCCGCCGAGGCTACCAAGGCGCTGCACCTGCTCGACTATATAGGCGCCGACTACCCGCCGACCGTGGAAAACGGCAAGGTCATCGACGACGGCGAATATCGCGAACAGCAGGAATTCAGCACTGTGCTGGCCGACCTGATCAAAGGCCTGCCTGCGCACGCCGAGCAAGCGGCCCTGGAGCAGGGCGTGCAGGCGTTGCGCCAAGCCATCGACCAGCGCCAGGATGGTGCAGCGGTAGCCAAGCAGGCCCGTCAGCTGGGCGCACGTCTGGCAGTGGCCTACGAGGTCAGCCAAGCCCCGGTGATCACCCCGGACCCGGCCCGTGGCGCGGCGCTGTATGCGCAAAACTGCTCGATCTGTCACGGCGACACCGGTGCCGGCGACGGCCCGGCTGGCGTGGGCCTGGAGCCGGCACCCGCCAACCTGCGCGATGTCGCGCGCCTCGACCAGTTGAGCTTGTTCGACCTCTACAACACCTTGGCCCTGGGTATCGACGGCACCGAGATGCCGTCCTTCGCCGACCAGCTGGATGATCGCCAGCGCTGGGACGTGGCCGCCTATATCGCCGGCTTTACCGCCAAGCCGGAAGCCGGCAAAGGCGACAAGACCTGGAACATTGCCGACCTGGCCCGCCAGACCCCGGCCGAAGTCGCCGCCAAAGAGGGCGATGCCGTCGTCGAGGCGTTCCGCGCCCAGCGCGCGCAGCCACCCCAGGTCAAGCGTGGCCCGGCGCAATTGCTCGAATACACCGCCAGTACCCTGGACAAGAGCCTGGCTGCCTACCGTGCAGGCGACCATGACCAGGCCTACGACCTGTCGGTGGCGGCCTACCTGGAAGGCTTCGAACTGGTGGAAAGCTCACTGGACAACATCGATACCCTGGCGCGCAAGGACACTGAAAAATCCCTGATGGCCTACCGCCAGGCGCTGCAGGACGGTTTGCCCGTCGCCCAAGCCGAGCAACGCCTGGGCGAAGCCAAGGCCAAGCTCGAGCAGGCAGCCAAGCTGCTGGGCAGCAATGGCTTGAGCTGGTCGTTGAGCTTTGTGTCCGGTTTGCTGATCCTGCTGCGCGAAGGCCTCGAGGCGATCCTGGTACTGGCGGCGATCCTGGCCTTCCTGCGCAACACCGGCCAGCAGTCGGCGGTGCGCAGCGTCAACATGGGCTGGGGCCTGGCGCTGGTGGCCGGCTTCGCCACCTGGGCCTTGGCGGCCTATGTGATCGACGTGGGCGGCGCCCAGCGTGAGCTGCTGGAAGGCTGTACGGCGCTGTTCGCCGCGGTGATGGTGCTGTGGCTTGGTGTATGGATGCACGATCGCCGCCACGCCGCCGCCTGGCAGGATTACATCAAGAGCAGCCTGGTCAGTGGCGGTGGGCGTTTCGGCTTTGCCGTGCTGGCGTTCTTCTCGGTGTACCGCGAACTGTTCGAGGTGATCCTGTTCTACGAGACCCTGTGGCTGCAGGCAGGCCCAGGCGGGCACCAGGCGGTGCTGGCGGGTGGTGCTACGGCGCTGGTGCTGCTGGTGGGGTTGGCCTGGGTGATCCTGCGGGGCTCGGCCAAACTGCCGTTGTCGCTGTTTTTCAGTATCAACGCCGGGTTGCTGTGCGCCTTGTCGGTGGTATTCGCCGGGCATGGCGTGAAGGCACTGCAAGAGGCCGGGGTGCTCGGTACGCGGCCAGTGGCGTTCTTCGAGTTCGATTGGCTGGGGATCCACGCCGATGCCTACTCGCTGTCGGCGCAGGCTGTGGCCTTGCTGGCCATCGTATTCCTGTACGGGCGCTCGCGCCTGGCGGAAAAGCGCCGGGCAGTAGCACACTGA
- the argH gene encoding argininosuccinate lyase, with product MSTDKTNQSWGGRFSEPVDAFVARFTASVDFDKRLYRHDIMGSIAHATMLAQVGVLSDAERDTIIDGLKTIQGEIEAGTFDWRVDLEDVHMNIEARLTDRIGITGKKLHTGRSRNDQVATDIRLWLRDEIDLILAEITRLQQGLLEQAEREAETIMPGFTHLQTAQPVTFGHHLLAWFEMLSRDYERLVDCRKRANRMPLGSAALAGTTYPIDRELTCKLLGFEAVAGNSLDGVSDRDFAIEFCAAASVAMMHLSRFSEELVLWTSAQFQFIDLPDRFCTGSSIMPQKKNPDVPELVRGKSGRVFGALTGLLTLMKGQPLAYNKDNQEDKEPLFDAADTLRDSLRAFADMIPAIKPKHSIMREAALRGFSTATDLADYLVRRGLPFRDCHEIVGHAVKYGVDTGKDLAEMSLDELRQFSDQIEQDVFAVLTLEGSVNARNHIGGTAPAQVRAAVARGKALLASR from the coding sequence ATGAGCACCGACAAGACCAATCAGTCCTGGGGCGGCCGCTTCAGTGAGCCCGTCGACGCCTTCGTCGCCCGTTTCACCGCCTCGGTCGATTTCGACAAGCGCCTGTACCGCCACGACATCATGGGTTCGATCGCCCACGCCACCATGCTGGCGCAGGTCGGCGTGCTCAGCGACGCCGAGCGTGACACCATCATCGATGGCCTGAAGACCATCCAGGGTGAGATCGAGGCCGGCACCTTCGACTGGCGCGTCGACCTCGAAGACGTGCACATGAACATCGAGGCACGCCTGACCGACCGCATCGGCATCACCGGCAAGAAGCTGCACACCGGCCGTAGCCGCAACGACCAGGTGGCCACCGACATCCGCCTGTGGCTGCGTGACGAGATCGACCTGATCCTGGCCGAGATCACCCGCCTGCAGCAGGGCCTGCTGGAACAGGCCGAGCGTGAAGCCGAAACCATCATGCCCGGGTTCACCCACCTGCAGACGGCGCAACCGGTTACCTTCGGCCACCACCTGCTGGCCTGGTTCGAAATGCTCAGCCGCGACTACGAGCGCCTGGTCGACTGCCGCAAGCGTGCCAACCGCATGCCTTTGGGCAGCGCCGCCCTGGCCGGTACCACCTACCCGATCGACCGTGAACTGACCTGCAAGCTGCTGGGCTTCGAAGCCGTGGCCGGCAACTCGCTGGACGGCGTGTCGGACCGTGACTTCGCCATCGAATTCTGCGCTGCAGCCAGCGTGGCGATGATGCACCTGTCGCGCTTCTCCGAAGAGCTGGTGCTGTGGACCAGTGCGCAGTTCCAGTTCATCGACCTGCCAGACCGCTTCTGCACTGGCAGCTCGATCATGCCGCAGAAAAAGAACCCCGACGTGCCAGAACTGGTACGTGGCAAGAGCGGCCGTGTATTCGGCGCCCTGACCGGCCTGCTGACCCTGATGAAAGGCCAGCCGCTGGCCTACAACAAGGACAACCAGGAAGACAAGGAGCCGCTGTTCGACGCCGCCGATACCCTGCGCGACTCGCTGCGTGCTTTTGCCGACATGATTCCGGCAATCAAGCCCAAGCACTCCATCATGCGTGAAGCGGCCCTACGCGGCTTCTCCACCGCCACCGACCTGGCCGACTACCTGGTACGCCGTGGCCTGCCGTTCCGTGACTGCCACGAGATCGTCGGGCATGCGGTGAAATATGGTGTGGACACCGGCAAGGACCTGGCCGAGATGAGCCTGGATGAACTGCGCCAGTTCAGCGACCAGATCGAGCAGGACGTGTTTGCCGTGCTGACCCTGGAAGGCTCGGTGAATGCTCGCAACCACATTGGCGGCACCGCACCGGCGCAGGTGCGTGCGGCAGTGGCTCGCGGCAAGGCGCTGCTGGCTTCGCGTTAA
- a CDS encoding TIGR02647 family protein, with product MSFTPDLIAELEVLALFKHDSSQEGIKIHKNASPALVAAAQRLHEKGLTDQPDGGYLTSLGHDAVESVQLLQNILKAPQPA from the coding sequence ATGTCCTTCACCCCCGATCTGATCGCTGAACTGGAAGTGCTCGCGCTGTTCAAACACGACAGCAGCCAGGAAGGCATCAAGATTCACAAGAACGCCTCGCCTGCCCTGGTTGCCGCCGCGCAGCGCCTGCATGAAAAGGGGCTGACCGATCAACCTGATGGCGGCTACCTGACCAGCCTGGGTCATGACGCCGTCGAAAGTGTCCAGCTGTTGCAGAACATCCTCAAGGCGCCACAGCCGGCCTGA
- a CDS encoding efflux transporter outer membrane subunit — MKQLMLAGLCLSLGACMMVGPDYQVPKDAAVQRSDLNGPLRQDADSVVSTPVPEDWWQLYQDPRLNELVRQALSANSELRVAAANIAKARAQVEVAESQGGFNGGVKLGAQRLQESGEAFLLPEKVPVANIGEAIISASYQFDLWGTFKRGTEAAKANADAVQAAADTARITLVADVVKAYTQVCSANEEYHIARESLDLQEQSVKLTQRLRDAGRGDETQVTRSQTQFKSLRAELPRFKAEREAGLYTLAALLAKPVEQLPAGTADCAELPHLSQLLPVGDGAALLKRRPDVRQAERQLAAATANIGVATGALYPDISIGAQVGTIGILENLGEPSTNRWGFGPQVSWSIPTNGTRARIRMAEASTQAALANFDGVVLNAIRETQTRLAQYSALLDRRDALAEAERSAKDAADQTHRYYQAGRESFLADLQATRTYTDMRAQLAAANSQVALGQIGVFLALGGGWKEAGRR, encoded by the coding sequence ATGAAACAGCTGATGCTGGCTGGCCTGTGCCTGTCGCTGGGGGCCTGCATGATGGTTGGCCCCGACTACCAGGTACCGAAGGATGCCGCGGTGCAGCGCAGCGACCTCAATGGCCCGTTGCGCCAGGATGCTGACAGCGTGGTGTCGACGCCGGTGCCTGAGGACTGGTGGCAGTTGTATCAGGACCCGCGGTTGAACGAGCTGGTGCGCCAGGCCCTGAGTGCCAACAGCGAACTGCGTGTGGCCGCTGCCAACATTGCCAAGGCCCGCGCGCAGGTCGAAGTGGCTGAGTCGCAAGGCGGCTTCAACGGCGGCGTCAAACTGGGTGCCCAGCGCCTGCAGGAGTCTGGCGAAGCCTTCCTGCTGCCCGAGAAAGTACCGGTGGCGAATATTGGTGAGGCGATCATCAGCGCCTCGTACCAGTTCGACCTGTGGGGTACCTTCAAGCGCGGCACCGAGGCCGCCAAGGCCAATGCCGATGCTGTGCAGGCCGCAGCCGATACCGCCCGCATCACCTTGGTGGCAGACGTGGTCAAGGCCTATACCCAGGTTTGCTCGGCCAACGAGGAATACCATATCGCCCGCGAGTCGCTCGACCTGCAGGAACAAAGCGTCAAGCTCACCCAGCGCTTGCGTGATGCCGGCCGTGGCGATGAGACCCAGGTCACCCGCTCGCAGACCCAGTTCAAGTCCTTGCGCGCGGAGCTGCCACGCTTCAAGGCCGAGCGCGAGGCCGGCCTGTACACCCTGGCGGCGTTGTTGGCCAAGCCGGTGGAGCAACTGCCTGCCGGCACTGCCGATTGTGCCGAACTGCCGCACCTGAGCCAGCTGCTGCCCGTCGGCGATGGCGCAGCCCTGCTCAAGCGCCGCCCCGACGTACGCCAGGCCGAACGCCAGTTGGCTGCGGCCACTGCCAACATCGGTGTGGCCACCGGCGCGTTGTACCCGGATATCAGCATCGGCGCCCAGGTCGGCACCATCGGTATCCTCGAGAACCTTGGCGAGCCCTCGACCAACCGCTGGGGTTTTGGCCCGCAGGTCAGCTGGAGCATCCCCACCAATGGCACCCGTGCTCGCATCCGCATGGCCGAAGCCTCGACCCAGGCGGCCTTGGCTAACTTCGATGGGGTGGTGCTGAACGCCATCCGCGAAACCCAGACTCGCCTGGCGCAGTACAGTGCCTTGCTGGACCGGCGCGATGCGCTGGCCGAGGCGGAGCGGTCGGCCAAGGACGCGGCCGACCAGACCCACCGCTATTACCAGGCGGGGCGTGAATCGTTCCTGGCGGACTTGCAGGCAACGCGGACTTATACCGACATGCGCGCGCAGTTGGCGGCGGCCAATAGCCAGGTGGCGTTGGGGCAGATTGGTGTGTTCCTGGCGTTGGGTGGGGGGTGGAAGGAGGCTGGGAGGCGCTGA